The window GAAACCCTCCGAAGTTGGGTAAAAACGCTGTGGCGGACGCGCCGTTCATGATTCCCTCGTTATCGCCGACGCAGACCCCGGAACATCTCTCTGACCTGGCCGACCGGGCCCAGCCCCCGCCCGGCGCCGACCGGGGTGCGACGGATCGACCCCCACCCTTGCGTGCAGCGGAGCCGACCCATGCTCACGACCCTCAACACCGCCTACACCGACACGCGCGCGGCCGACCTCGCCTGGGCACTCGGACGCGAACCGCTGCCCGCGCTCGCCACACTCGACCTCGAACTCGCGGACGCGAAGCTCCAGTTGCGCCTGCTCGGAGCGTCCCACCAGGTGCTCCTGGAGGAGGACCGGGGCATCTGCTCGGAGACCGTCGCCTGCATCGCCGGAAGCAGCACGGCGCTGCCTCTCGGTGTCGCCAAGCGGGTGGGCGACTGGGAGTACGAGTTCGCGGCGCGCGTGGAGACGCTGTCGCGCGGCTCCTTCGCGGGCCGGGCCCAGGAGTTGCTCGCCCTCGTCTCCGACCATCCGAACGGTCTGGCGGGGGTCTTCCCCGGCAGCCCCCACGCCTTCACCGCGATGCTCGCGCAACAACACGAGGGCCAGGTGCACTGGCGCACCTGGCACGCCTATCCCCAGGACGGCCAACTGGTCGCCACCCGCACGAGGGTGGGGGTACGCATCCCGGCCCCCCTCTGACCCGAAGAGCCGCTCACGGCGCGTGCGGGGCCTGGCCAAAGTATGCGTAGAGGCCGCACTTTCCACACGTGTGGGTGACAGGACGCAGTGGAGCGGTGACGTAGCGTTCCCTGGGTGATCGAGCCGCACGCCCCCGCCCCGCCCGACACGGCCCCGCCGCCCCGGGGTGGTCCGGGCCCGGCGCGCCTGCCGGTCAGGCCGGCCACCGGCCGGTTCCTCGTCCTCACCGGCGTCTTCGTCTGCGCGGCCTGCGGACTCGTCTACGAACTCGAATTGGTCGCCCTCGCCTCGTACTTGATCGGCGACTCCGTCACCCAGGCCTCCGTCGTCCTGTCCGTCATGGTCTTCGCGATGGGCATCGGCTCGCTCCTCGCCAAACGCCTGCGCTGTCGCGCCGCGGCCGGTTTCGGCGCCGTCGAGGCCCTGCTCGCCCTGGTCGGCGGCTGCAGCGCGATGGCTCTGTACGCGGTCTTCGCCTGGACCGGGGACTGGGGCGGCGCCTGGGCGGGCGGCTCCAGTTACGTCCTCGTCGCCTTCTCCCTCGCCATCGGCCTGCTCATCGGCGCCGAAGTCCCCCTGCTGATGGAGCTGATCCAGCGCGTCCGCAGACAGGACGCGGGCGGCGCGGTGGCCGACCTGTTCGCCGCGGACTACGTGGGCGCCCTGGCCGGCGGACTCGCGTTCCCCTTCCTTCTGCTGCCCCTGCTCGGGCAGTTGACCGCGACGCTGATCACCGGCATGGTCAACGCGATCGCGGGCGGCGCACTCGTCCTCGGCCTGTTCCGGCAGGACCTGACGCGGCGCGGCCGCCGCCTGCTGATCGTCGCCAACCTCCTCGTGCTCGCGGTGCTCGCGTCGGCCGCCGTCCTCGTCGACGACTTCGAGCGGGCCGCGCGGCACGCGGTCTACGGCAGGGACGTACGCGTGGCGACGCACACCGACGTCCAGGAGGTCGTCCTCACCGGCGACGAGCACGGCCGACGGCTCGACCTCTTCCTCGACGGACACCTCCGGATCAGCGGCAGCGACGAGCGCCGCTACCACGAAGCACTCGTCCACCCCGCGATGAACGGCCGGCACGCGCGCGTGCTCGTCCTCGGCGGCGGCGACGGACTCGCCCTGCGCGAGGTGCTGCGGCACCGGGGCGTACGGCACGTCGACGTCGTGGAACTCGACGCGGAGTTCGTGAAGCTGGCGCGCACCGATCCCGCGCTGTCCGCGCTGAACGGGCACGCGTACCGGGACCCGCGGGTGCGCGTCGTCACCGAGGACGCCTTCGGCTGGCTGCGGCAGGCCCCGCGGGACGCGTACGACGTGGTGGTCTCCGACCTGCCGGACCCCGGCAACACGTCCAGCACGAAGCTGTACTCGCAGGAGTTCTACGGACTGGCCCGCGGGGTCCTCGCGGACGGCGGGCGGCTCGTCGTGCACGCCGGTCCCGTGGCGTCACGGCCGCGGGCCTTCTGGACCGTCGACACGACGGTCCGGGCGGCCGGGCTGCGGACCGTGCCGTACTCCGTCGGCGGCCGCGACACCGACACGGCGGGCGGGTCGCGGATCCCGCACGACTGGGGGTACGTGCTCGCGTCGCGCACGCGGCCCCACCTGCGGACGGCGCAGGGCGCTCCGGGTGTGCCGTCCCTCCAGGCGGGCGTCCGGGCGGTGGAGCGCACCCGGCGCACGGGCCTCCCGCCCTCCACGCTCGTACATCCGCGGTACGCCGACTGAGTCCGTCTGCGCGCGGATCCGGGGGAATCCCTTCATGTCCGGGTGCGGTACGGGTGGGGCTGGGTAGGCTCGGCCGACATGGAGCATGAGGTGTTCGTTCCGGTTTCCGTCGAGCGTCTGCGCGAGGCTCTCGCCGATCCCGCGAGGGTGGCGCGGGCGCTGCCCGGCCTCCACCAGGACGCGGGGACGGCGCCCGTCTCAGGCCGTCTGAAGGTGCGCATCGGCAGCCACAGCATCACGTACCGCGGGACGCTCGGCGTCTCTCCGCGCGACGACGGGTCGTACTCCGTCGAGGCCGACGCCACGGAGGCCCGCGGCACCGGTTCGGTGAAGCTCGCCCTCACCCTGGCGCTCCGCCCGGCGGAGGACGGCTCGACCCTCACCTTCACCGGTACGGTCTCGGCGGACGGCCGCGTCACCGAACTGCCGACGGACGAGGTGACCTCGGCGGCGACCCGTCTGCTGACCCGTTTCGCGGAACACCTGGCTACGACGTCGACGTCGACACCGGGTACGACGGCGCCGGGGTCCGGGCCCACCGACACGAAGCCCCGGCAGCCCGAGGCGCCCTCACCTTCGAAGAGGCCTCCGGCGGAGGGCAAGGCTCAAGGTTCGGAAGAGCCCTCGCCCGCGGAGAAGCCCCAGGCTCCGGAAGAGACGCCTGCTGCGGGGGAGCCCTCGGCCTCGGCGGAGCCGGTGTCCGGGAAGGAACCCGTGTCTGCGGACGAGTCGGTGTCCGGGGACGAGCCCGAGTCCGCCGAGGAACGTGCCTCCGCCGACGAGACCGAGTTGCCGCCCTCGGCACCCGTCCCCTTCGCGGAAGGCGACTTCGAGGGCGGTTTCGAGGACGACGACGCCACTCTGCCGCCCGGGGCCCCGGCCGAAGCGGCGCACGCACGGCGCACGATGATCGGCCGCAGCGCGGAGGAGGTCGACCACGCGCCTCCGCGTGGCCGGTACGCCCCGGTGCCGGCGCCCGAGTCCTCGGGGACCGGGGTGGCCCTTCGCTGGGCGGCCCCCGCGGCGGCCTTCGTCGTGGCCTCGGCCATCGTCGTGGGCAGAGTCCTCCGCAAGCGCCGCTAGACGCTCCGCTTTGGTGGGGCGGGGTGGGGAGGTGCCTCGGCTGCGGGCCGGTGGGGGCGGGCCGCGCAGTTGCCCGCGCCCCTGAAAGACGGGGCTGCGCCCCCGCCGGACACGCAACCGACCGACTGCCGCATCCCCCACCAGGGGCGCGAGGAACTGCACGCTCGGCCCGCGAGCAGCCCCGGCCGACCGACTGCCGCATCCTCCCACCAGGGGCGCGGGGAACTGCGCGCTCAACCATCGCCCACCCGCACGGGACAGGTGAGCGGAAGTCCACCAGGGGCGAGGGGAACTGCGCGACCAGCCCACGCGCACCTGCGGCCGAGGCACGTCCCGAGCCGCCCGCATCTCGGGCCGGGGGGCACGTCCCGAGCCGCCGCATCCCGGGCCGGTGGGGCACGCCCCGGGCTGCCCATCCCGGGCCGGTGGGGCACGTCCCGGGCCGCCCGTCCCGGGCCGGTGGGGCACGATCAGCCCCCTCCGGCCCCCACCCCACCCACAACCCCGTAGGGTCGTGCGCGTGAGTAACGAAGACATCACGCTGACCGCCGGCAACGCGGAGGCGACCGTGCAGCCGGGCAACGGCGGACGGATCGGCGGACTGAGGATCGGCGGCGTCGAACTGCTGCGCCAGGGCGCGAAGTTCGGCTGCTTCCCCATGGTCCCGTGGTGCGGCCGCACCAGGGACGGTCACTTCCTGAACGGCGCCGTCCCCCACCAGCTCCCCCTCAACTCCCCACCGCACGCCATCCACGGCACCGCCCGCGACGGTTCCTGGCGCACGGCCCGCAGGAGCGGGAGCGAGGCCGTCATCACGTACGACCTCGTCGAACCGTGGCCGTACACCGGCCGCGTCACCCAGGCCGTCACGCTGACCGAGGACTTCCTGACGCTGACCATGTCGGTGGAGACGTACGGCGACTCCTTCCCGGCGCAGATCGGCTGGCACCCCTGGTTCAACCGCAACCTCGGCGGCGAGGGCGCCCAGGACGCGCGCGTCGACTTCACCGCCGCCTGGCAGGAGGAGCGGGGCGACGACCACCTGCCGACCGGCCGCCGTATCGACCCGCGGCCGAGCCCGTGGGACGACTGCTTCGGGATGCCCGACGGCGTCGACGTCACTCTCACCTGGCCCGGACAGCTGGAGCTGAACGTGACCAGCCGCGAGAAGTGGGTCGTCGTGTACGACGAGCAGGAGGCCGCGGTCTGCGTGGAACCGCAGACCGGCCCGCCCAACGGGCTCAACACCCTGCCCCGTCTGGTCACCCCGATCGAGCCCCTCGAAGCCGCCACCACCTGGACCTGGCGGCACCTCTGAGCGCCTCTAAGCTGACACGCATGAGCGACGTCAACGAAGCAGGACCGGCAGGCACACGCGGCGAGCTGCTGCAGCAGATCAAGGACAAGGCCGTGGTGCACGGCCGGGTGACCCTCTCCTCGGGTCTGGAGGCCGACTACTACGTCGACCTGCGGCGGATCACGCTGGACGGCGAGGCCGCCCCGCTGGTCGGCCAGGTACTGCTCGACCTGACGGCGGACCTGGACTTCGACGCGGTCGGCGGCCTCACCATGGGCGCCGACCCGGTGGCGGCGTCCATGCTGCACGCCGCTGCGACGCGCGGCCGGCGCCTCGACGCCTTCGTGGTCCGCAAGGCGGCGAAGGCGCACGGCCTGCAGCGGCGCGTGGAGGGCCCCGAGATCCGCGGCCGCCGCGTCCTGGTGGTCGAGGACACCTCGACCACCGGTGGCTCCCCGCTCACCGCCGTCGAGGCCGTGCGGGAGGCCGGTGCGGAGGTCGTCGGCGTGGCGACCATCGTCGACCGCGCCACCGGCGCCGCGGAGAAGATCCAGGAAGGCGCCGGCGTCCCGTACCTCTTCGCGTACTCCAAGGACGAGCTGGGCCTCGACTGAACCGGCCCGACTGAACCGGCCCGACTGAACCGGCCCCCGACCGGGCCGACCGGCGCCGACCGGCCCGGCCCCGGGTGCCTGTCCACAGATGATCAGTTGTCCACAGGGTCGAACACCGAGGCCGGAGCATCCGGTCAAGTCTGGAAAGATGGGGACGACGATGACGTCACTCCCTAGGTCAGGGCCGTAAGCAGCAGAACGCCACCCGCACATACACAAGGAGCGGACAGATGCCGATCGCAACCCCCGAGGTCTACAACGAGATGCTCGACCGGGCGAAGGCAGGCAAGTTCGCCTACCCGGCCATCAACGTGACCTCGTCCCAGACCCTGCACGCTGCGCTGCG of the Streptomyces aurantiacus genome contains:
- a CDS encoding DUF2617 family protein, whose amino-acid sequence is MLTTLNTAYTDTRAADLAWALGREPLPALATLDLELADAKLQLRLLGASHQVLLEEDRGICSETVACIAGSSTALPLGVAKRVGDWEYEFAARVETLSRGSFAGRAQELLALVSDHPNGLAGVFPGSPHAFTAMLAQQHEGQVHWRTWHAYPQDGQLVATRTRVGVRIPAPL
- a CDS encoding polyamine aminopropyltransferase codes for the protein MIEPHAPAPPDTAPPPRGGPGPARLPVRPATGRFLVLTGVFVCAACGLVYELELVALASYLIGDSVTQASVVLSVMVFAMGIGSLLAKRLRCRAAAGFGAVEALLALVGGCSAMALYAVFAWTGDWGGAWAGGSSYVLVAFSLAIGLLIGAEVPLLMELIQRVRRQDAGGAVADLFAADYVGALAGGLAFPFLLLPLLGQLTATLITGMVNAIAGGALVLGLFRQDLTRRGRRLLIVANLLVLAVLASAAVLVDDFERAARHAVYGRDVRVATHTDVQEVVLTGDEHGRRLDLFLDGHLRISGSDERRYHEALVHPAMNGRHARVLVLGGGDGLALREVLRHRGVRHVDVVELDAEFVKLARTDPALSALNGHAYRDPRVRVVTEDAFGWLRQAPRDAYDVVVSDLPDPGNTSSTKLYSQEFYGLARGVLADGGRLVVHAGPVASRPRAFWTVDTTVRAAGLRTVPYSVGGRDTDTAGGSRIPHDWGYVLASRTRPHLRTAQGAPGVPSLQAGVRAVERTRRTGLPPSTLVHPRYAD
- a CDS encoding SRPBCC family protein, which gives rise to MEHEVFVPVSVERLREALADPARVARALPGLHQDAGTAPVSGRLKVRIGSHSITYRGTLGVSPRDDGSYSVEADATEARGTGSVKLALTLALRPAEDGSTLTFTGTVSADGRVTELPTDEVTSAATRLLTRFAEHLATTSTSTPGTTAPGSGPTDTKPRQPEAPSPSKRPPAEGKAQGSEEPSPAEKPQAPEETPAAGEPSASAEPVSGKEPVSADESVSGDEPESAEERASADETELPPSAPVPFAEGDFEGGFEDDDATLPPGAPAEAAHARRTMIGRSAEEVDHAPPRGRYAPVPAPESSGTGVALRWAAPAAAFVVASAIVVGRVLRKRR
- a CDS encoding aldose 1-epimerase, which translates into the protein MSNEDITLTAGNAEATVQPGNGGRIGGLRIGGVELLRQGAKFGCFPMVPWCGRTRDGHFLNGAVPHQLPLNSPPHAIHGTARDGSWRTARRSGSEAVITYDLVEPWPYTGRVTQAVTLTEDFLTLTMSVETYGDSFPAQIGWHPWFNRNLGGEGAQDARVDFTAAWQEERGDDHLPTGRRIDPRPSPWDDCFGMPDGVDVTLTWPGQLELNVTSREKWVVVYDEQEAAVCVEPQTGPPNGLNTLPRLVTPIEPLEAATTWTWRHL
- the pyrE gene encoding orotate phosphoribosyltransferase codes for the protein MSDVNEAGPAGTRGELLQQIKDKAVVHGRVTLSSGLEADYYVDLRRITLDGEAAPLVGQVLLDLTADLDFDAVGGLTMGADPVAASMLHAAATRGRRLDAFVVRKAAKAHGLQRRVEGPEIRGRRVLVVEDTSTTGGSPLTAVEAVREAGAEVVGVATIVDRATGAAEKIQEGAGVPYLFAYSKDELGLD